Proteins encoded by one window of Triplophysa rosa linkage group LG19, Trosa_1v2, whole genome shotgun sequence:
- the oaz1b gene encoding LOW QUALITY PROTEIN: ornithine decarboxylase antizyme 1b (The sequence of the model RefSeq protein was modified relative to this genomic sequence to represent the inferred CDS: inserted 2 bases in 1 codon; deleted 1 base in 1 codon): MVKSNLQRILNSHCFAREKEGKKXCKNSNMDALSNSINDMMGSLSLCCSSTAGPGPLWCSDAPHPPLKIPGGRGNGARDHTSTAQQLYSDRKLTVTEEPAGAGRPRILHFRSQPTVSCTIQWEAVLRGEGLFVEIPCDPFPEGSKESFISLLEFAEEHLKVGSVFVCFYKKREDRVKLVRAFSFLGFEMVKPGHALVPSRPDVLFMAYNFDRDSSDED; the protein is encoded by the exons ATGGTAAAATCCAACCTCCAGCGGATCCTAAATAGTCATTGTTTTGCTCGtgagaaagaaggaaagaa ctgtaaaaacaGCAACATGGACGCGCTCAGTAATAGTATTAATGACATGATGGGAAG tctGTCTTTGTGTTGCAGTAGTACCGCTGGTCCAGGGCCTCTGTGGTGCTCC GATGCCCCTCACCCACCTCTGAAGATCCCAGGTGGGCGAGGGAACGGAGCACGGGATCACACATCTACAGCTCAACAGCTGTACTCC GACAGGAAGTTGACTGTGACAGAAGAGCCTGCTGGGGCCGGTCGCCCCCGGATACTGCACTTCAGGAGCCAGCCCACCGTTTCCTGCACCATCCAATGGGAGGCGGTACTGAGAGGGGAAGGCCTGTTTGTGGAGATTCCTTGTGACCCGTTCCCAGAGGGCAGCAAGGAGAG CTTCATCTCTCTTCTGGAGTTTGCTGAAGAACATCTGAAAGTTGGCAGTGTATTTGTCTGTTTCTACAAGAAGAGGGAAGACCGTG TGAAACTGGTGCGTGCGTTCAGCTTTTTGGGCTTTGAGATGGTGAAACCGGGTCATGCGCTGGTCCCCTCTCGACCTGACGTTCTGTTTATGGCCTACAACTTTGACAGGGATTCATCGGACGAAGATTAG